GCCGCCAGCGGACGGTGGGGTGGCGGCTGCGCAAGGCGCTCGACGTCAGGGACGGGGGCTGCCGCTTCCCGGGCTGCGGCTCGCGCCATACGCAGGCACATCACGCCATCCCCTGGTCCGAGGGAGGCGAGACGAAGCTCGACAACCTGATCCTCCTGTGCCGGTTCCATCACAGGGCCGTGCACGAGGGCGGCTGGCGGGTCGAGATGGGGGAGGCGGGCGCAGCGCGCTTCCGCGATCCGAAGGGGCGTGTGGTGCCGGCGGTGCCTCCGGTACATGAGGATGTCACGGCGCCCCGAACCGCCGATGCGGGGCTCCGGAACTGGCACCGGCAGGAGGAGATCGACCCCTGGACGGCGACCAGCCTCTGGATGGGCGACCCCCTGGATCTCGACTGGGCCCTCTGGGTCCTCTGGGCGCAGTACGACACCAGGCCGCTGGCGGCGTGAGGGTCGCCAACTAGTCCGGTCGCCTCAGGGACACGTGCAGGTGGTCGGCCGTGCCCACGTGGCGGAGCGTGTGGAAGCCCATGGCCCGGAACGCGAGTGCGGCCGCGAAGTTCCGCCATTCGGGCCGGTCGATCGTGCGAAGGTCCAACGCATGGACGAACCCGTCGGCCTGACGGAAGTGCAGGGAGGACTCGTTGGCCGGAAGCCCCGCGCGGGCGTAGAACTCGGGCGTGCGCGCCGCGTCCGTGATCACGGCGTCGGCGTCGACCAGGACGAAGACCGACACGGCCATCCGCAGCAGGGGATGAAGACCCAGGTATTCGGCCCGCACCTCTTCCGACTTCACGTTGCCGCCGGCGATGACCACGAGCGAGTAGAGCACGAACGCAGCGGCCGCGAGCGCCGCGACCCGAGTCATGAACTTCCTGAGCCGCTTCCCCGCCCCCAGGCGCCGACTCGCGAGCCACGCATAGAACGCCAGAAGCAGCGCGGTGGCAGCCGCCGACACGGCCAGCGAGGACCATGCACCGAGCCCCCACTGCTGGTACGCGAAGACGCCCCCGCGGACGAGGAGGATAAAGGGAAACACCGCCAGCGGGACCGCCGTCACGCCCCACCGCACGACCCTGCGAACCCACCGTCGCCGCCGCCTCCCGACGCGCCGATCCGCCGCACCCGTCCCGGCCGAAACCTCGCTGCCCGGAACCTCGCTGCCCGGCACCTCGACCGTCAGCCCGCTCGCGGGTCCTCCAATGCCCCTGCCCATGCCCCCTGCCTACGCCTCTGGGTGCGACACCCGCACCAGATAGCAGCTGCTTGATGCCTGCCAGTCATCGATTCGTATCGACAAGCTGTCGAGCAGGTGGGCGATGGCCGACTTGTCGCGGTACGGTTGGGTCTCGGGCGCCGCTTCGATGAAAGCGTCGGGGTCCCCGGACTGAGCGATCAGCCGCCGCATCGCGAGGGCGGCTGCGCGTTCCTGTTTCGTCGATCCAAGGCCCGTGCCGATGCACAACAGGACGGCTTGGAACGTGCTGATCCCGGCCATCTTCGCCACCCATGCCACCATCTCACCCAAGCCGAGGCGATGCAGCGTCAATGCCGACCGCATGTGCAGTGTGTCCTCGCGCAGGAGTCCAAGCGAGGTCAGGAAGCGCTCTTGGGCCGCACTGAATCTGTAGAACGCGACGAAGACGTTGCCCGTCCCGGAAACGATCCGGTTCGCTTCGCGCATGACCGTCTCGATGTCCTGCAAATCGGCCATGAAGTCGATGACACCGGTCGCGAAGATGACCGTTTCATAGGACCCATCGACGAACGGCAGCGACGTCGCATTCGCGCGAACAAGGGTCAAGCCTCTTCGCGACCTGGCGTATTCCAGCATCCTGGCGCTCAGATCGATGCCGTCGCAATGCAGCCCGCGACGCCGCAGCTCCTCGACAATCAGCCCTTGCCCGGCACCGATGATCAGGACCGGTTGGCGAATGTCGTCGATAATCCGACCCACGCTCGACACGTCCAGGTAGTTGTTTTCGACGCGCCAATGATGCGGCGCCAGCGTGTCCCAGTAGTTGGACACGTTGCGCGGGGCCGATTCCGATGGTTGAGTGCGTCGACGCACGCGTCTTCGGCTTCCCTGCGACGAAAAACATCCTGCCCTCATGCGGAGCGCCCTCCGCGACGAGTTCGTTCCCATCGACAGACTGCAGTTCTTCGAATCCGACCTTTCGCAGCCGTTCCCTGATCTCATCTTCTTCGTACCAGCGCTGAGTCAGAGAGAAATCGATCCGCTCCCAGCCTGAACCCTTCGGTTCGAGCAGCGTGACGTCGAGTCTTCCGGTTTTCTCGTTCGCATCATGCGAAGATCGACCCGCGCAGACGTGATCCTCCTCCACATATGCGAACGAACCACGCCATCGGGACCGGTAACCTTCTTCCATGTTGAGGTCGAACAGGAAGTAGCCACCGTCTTCGAGGACGGCGAAGACACCTTCAAATACCTGTTCCAACTCGCCCAGACTCATCACGTGGTTCAGGCTGTCAAAGGTCGAGAAGACCGCCGAAAACCTGCGGGGCAAAGCGATGTTCCGGGCGTCCTGGACGACGAATTCCACGTCCGGAGCGTTCTTCCTCGCGATCTCGACCATCGCTTCCGAGCCATCCAGGCCCGTCGTGAGAAAGCCCTGCCGCGAAAGCTCGGCGGCAAGCTGTCCGGTACCGCAGCAGAGATCCAGGACGGCGCATCCGGGTGGAAGTTTCCCCAGGACCAGATCGTCGAGGATCGGGTACACGTTCGTCGCGAAGAAACCCCAATGCCGATCGTAGATGCGCGCAAAGGGGTCGTATGCGTCGTAGCGGCTCATTACCTCTTTCAGCGCCTGGCCTTGGCACGGCAACCGTCCCTTCGAGACGATTACGGACGGCTTTGCGGCCTTGTGTCACGCCACGAGGTTCCGGAACACCTTCCCTCGGTCCGGCAGGTCGTGGTGGAACGGTGGTATCTGGTCGATCGGACGTGCGCACCTTAGAAGATGTGACATGAACGCTTTCTCCGCTGTCCCGTTCACGCTGAAGCGCAGCTCCGACCTCTGGGATGCGCGGGGTGGCTACGAGTCGACGACCGAGACCGCCCACGGCCTCGTGCGTCTGGAGGCGGACCAGCTGGTCATTCAGTGGCGGCTCGCCGTGCAGACCGAGAAGATGGGCGACACCTGGGAGACGAGTGAGACGATCGAGCCCGTGAAGGAGATCGTGATCCCGCTGGCCAAGGTGGCGGGCGCGGCGGTGCCTCCTCGCCGCTGGTGGCACATCGTGCCCCCCAAGCTCGTGATCGCGGCTTCGGACCTGCTGGCGTTCGAGACGATCGCGGGCGAGCAGGGGCTCAAGCTGAAGCACCCCGCCAAGCTGGTGCTGCGGATCAAGCGCGCGGATCGTCTCATTGCCGAGGAGTTCGCCGCGGAACTGTCGCTGGCCGTGGCGCGCCTGCCGACCGACCCTGCCGGAAGCGAACGACTGGCCCCTCCGGCCCGCCACGCCGTCGCCCCGGGCGAAGCCGATCTTCCCGCCGAATCCCGGCGTTAGTAGCACGCGTCCCCCGCCGCTGTTCGAAGCAGAAACGCAGGTTTGCGGGTGAGAGGCCGGTGGCCTAGCGTCGTGGGGGACGGTTTTTCGGTCTTGTTCGGGCAGCGCGGGAGATTGCATGTCTACGTTCGTGATGGTTCGCCGTGTCCAGTCAACGGACACCCAGGCGTGCGGACCTTTCGCAGCACTTCCTTCGGAGCAGGTCGCTTGCGGCTAGCCTGATCGCTCAGGCACCCGTCACACGAAACGATCTGGTCGTCGAGGTCGGGCCGGGCCGCGGCATCCTCACTCGAGAGCTGGCGCGTCGATGCCGTGAGGTCGTCGCGGTGGAGTTCGATGGGGCGCTGGCCGAGGCGCTTCGCACCCGCTTCCGGGGTGACGACCGCGTCACGATCGTCCGGTCCGACTTCCTGCGTTTTCGGCTGCCCGACGTTCCCTACAAGGTCCTGGGAAACATCCCGTTCAACCGCACGGCCGCCATCGTCCGGCGGCTCGTGCAGGCCGATTCGCCGCCGCACGACGCCTGGCTCGTGGTCCAGCGCGAAGCGGCCGAGCGGTTTGCCGGCCGTCCCTGTTCCCGGGAGACGCTGTCCTCGCTACTGCTCAAGCCGTGGTGGCAAATCGAGATCGCGCGCCGCCTCCGCCGTACCGACTTCGATCCCCCTCCGGGCGTCGACGCCGTCGTGCTCTGGCTCGCCCGCCGCACAAGACCGCTCGTGGGCCGTTCCCAGGCGGCGGACTACCGGCGCTTCATCCGGAGTTGCTTCGGCCGCGACGGCGGCTCGATCCGGCGGTGCCTGCGCCCCGAATTCACGCAAACGCAGATCCACCGGCTGGGTCGGGATCTCCGGTTCGATCCCTCCGGACCGCCCCGCGACCTCACCTTCGACCACTGGCTTGCACTGTTCCGGTTCCGGAAGCTGACGCGGTCGTAAGCGC
This genomic interval from Candidatus Palauibacter australiensis contains the following:
- a CDS encoding HNH endonuclease signature motif containing protein, which produces RQRTVGWRLRKALDVRDGGCRFPGCGSRHTQAHHAIPWSEGGETKLDNLILLCRFHHRAVHEGGWRVEMGEAGAARFRDPKGRVVPAVPPVHEDVTAPRTADAGLRNWHRQEEIDPWTATSLWMGDPLDLDWALWVLWAQYDTRPLAA
- a CDS encoding class I SAM-dependent methyltransferase produces the protein MSNYWDTLAPHHWRVENNYLDVSSVGRIIDDIRQPVLIIGAGQGLIVEELRRRGLHCDGIDLSARMLEYARSRRGLTLVRANATSLPFVDGSYETVIFATGVIDFMADLQDIETVMREANRIVSGTGNVFVAFYRFSAAQERFLTSLGLLREDTLHMRSALTLHRLGLGEMVAWVAKMAGISTFQAVLLCIGTGLGSTKQERAAALAMRRLIAQSGDPDAFIEAAPETQPYRDKSAIAHLLDSLSIRIDDWQASSSCYLVRVSHPEA
- the erm gene encoding 23S ribosomal RNA methyltransferase Erm, translating into MSSQRTPRRADLSQHFLRSRSLAASLIAQAPVTRNDLVVEVGPGRGILTRELARRCREVVAVEFDGALAEALRTRFRGDDRVTIVRSDFLRFRLPDVPYKVLGNIPFNRTAAIVRRLVQADSPPHDAWLVVQREAAERFAGRPCSRETLSSLLLKPWWQIEIARRLRRTDFDPPPGVDAVVLWLARRTRPLVGRSQAADYRRFIRSCFGRDGGSIRRCLRPEFTQTQIHRLGRDLRFDPSGPPRDLTFDHWLALFRFRKLTRS